From a region of the Haloferax volcanii DS2 genome:
- a CDS encoding HD domain-containing protein: MSDTEDTLNGGRVYDPEADHAFPDEKLNEVLPVLLDDEEVTTLLEAQNVNAVTRKGYNDHGPKHIEIVLNRALRLYDLLKAGGCEFNGAAEQGLDEADEPVIIALAAQLHDIGHIVHRDNHAYYSIPLASDVLDRFLPEFYDLADAVRIKAEVLHAILCHHREEDPLTLEAGVIRVADALDMERGRSRIPYEKGGRGINTLSSRAIKDVVLKPGEESAVLVEIEMLNAAGVYQVDNLLKAKLDGSGLEDHVRIVAVNTKSDDRLVERIEL, from the coding sequence ATGAGCGATACCGAAGACACCCTGAACGGCGGCCGCGTCTACGACCCCGAGGCGGACCACGCCTTCCCCGACGAGAAGCTCAACGAGGTGCTCCCCGTGCTCCTCGACGACGAGGAGGTGACGACGCTCCTCGAAGCGCAGAACGTCAACGCGGTGACGCGCAAGGGCTACAACGACCACGGCCCGAAGCACATCGAAATCGTTCTCAACCGCGCACTCCGGCTGTACGACCTACTCAAGGCCGGCGGCTGCGAGTTCAACGGCGCGGCCGAACAGGGGCTCGACGAGGCCGACGAGCCGGTCATCATCGCCCTCGCGGCGCAACTCCACGACATCGGCCACATCGTCCACCGCGACAACCACGCCTACTACTCGATTCCGCTCGCGTCGGACGTGCTCGACCGCTTCCTCCCCGAGTTCTACGACCTCGCCGACGCGGTTCGCATCAAGGCCGAAGTCCTCCACGCCATCCTCTGTCACCACCGCGAGGAGGACCCGCTCACGCTCGAAGCCGGCGTCATCCGCGTCGCCGACGCGCTCGACATGGAGCGCGGCCGGTCGCGCATCCCATACGAGAAGGGAGGCCGCGGCATCAACACGCTCTCCAGTCGCGCCATCAAGGACGTCGTCCTCAAGCCCGGCGAGGAGTCGGCGGTCCTCGTCGAAATCGAGATGCTCAACGCCGCCGGCGTCTATCAGGTCGACAACCTCCTGAAGGCGAAACTCGACGGCTCGGGCCTCGAAGACCACGTCCGCATCGTCGCGGTCAACACGAAGTCCGACGACCGGCTCGTCGAGCGCATCGAACTCTAA
- a CDS encoding mechanosensitive ion channel family protein yields MNELVVPLQLQGDGGAVGRVLTQQNVPYAETLGTLLGLVLGFAVVYIVGKAVVSSALNRVLDRRGADEHAKKPLMKIATLVVAFVALGAGFAFAGLGNILQSLATIGAAATLAIGFAMQDVIANFVAGIFIFTDKPFRINDWIEWDGNAGVVEDISFRVTRVRTFDNELLTVPNSQLTDGVIKNPVAKDKLRLQVPFGIGYDDDIQQATDIILDEAENHEGIMTTPEPSVRLTELGDSSVTLKSRIWISQPSRADFVKTRGEYVTAVKERFDEEGIDIPYPNRTLSGELSVGGAERLAQSND; encoded by the coding sequence ATGAACGAGCTTGTAGTCCCGCTCCAACTGCAGGGTGACGGCGGTGCTGTCGGCCGGGTTCTCACCCAGCAGAACGTCCCGTACGCCGAGACGCTCGGGACGCTCTTGGGTCTCGTTCTCGGCTTCGCCGTCGTCTACATCGTCGGCAAGGCCGTCGTGTCGTCCGCGCTCAACCGCGTCCTCGACCGGCGCGGCGCGGACGAACACGCGAAAAAGCCCCTGATGAAAATCGCGACCCTCGTCGTGGCGTTCGTCGCCCTCGGCGCTGGGTTCGCGTTCGCCGGCCTCGGCAACATCCTGCAGTCGCTCGCCACCATCGGCGCGGCCGCGACGCTCGCAATCGGCTTCGCCATGCAGGACGTCATCGCCAACTTCGTCGCCGGCATCTTCATCTTCACCGACAAGCCGTTCCGCATCAACGACTGGATTGAATGGGACGGCAACGCCGGCGTCGTCGAGGACATCTCCTTCCGCGTGACGCGCGTTCGTACCTTCGACAACGAACTGCTCACTGTGCCGAACTCGCAGCTCACCGACGGCGTCATCAAGAACCCCGTCGCGAAGGACAAACTCCGCTTGCAGGTGCCGTTCGGCATCGGCTACGACGACGACATCCAGCAGGCGACCGACATCATCCTCGACGAGGCTGAAAACCACGAGGGAATCATGACGACGCCCGAGCCGTCGGTCAGACTGACCGAACTCGGCGACTCGTCGGTCACGCTCAAGTCGCGCATCTGGATTTCCCAGCCCAGCCGCGCCGACTTCGTCAAGACCCGCGGCGAGTACGTTACCGCCGTCAAAGAGCGGTTCGACGAGGAGGGCATCGACATCCCCTACCCGAACCGCACCCTCAGCGGTGAACTCTCGGTCGGCGGCGCAGAGCGCCTCGCGCAGTCCAACGACTGA
- a CDS encoding YhbY family RNA-binding protein: MNTQELRKEAHDLDVTVWVGKSGIESVVGELNDQLADRNLVKAKFLRAALGGTTVDEAAADLAERVNADLIETRGKTAVYHR, encoded by the coding sequence ATGAACACGCAGGAGCTGCGGAAGGAGGCCCACGACCTCGACGTGACCGTCTGGGTGGGTAAGAGCGGCATCGAATCGGTGGTCGGCGAACTCAACGACCAGCTGGCAGACCGGAACCTCGTGAAAGCGAAGTTCCTCCGGGCGGCGCTCGGGGGCACGACGGTCGACGAGGCCGCCGCTGATCTCGCGGAGCGCGTGAACGCGGACCTGATAGAGACACGGGGGAAGACAGCGGTCTACCACCGATGA
- a CDS encoding ribonuclease P protein component 4, with translation MNIAEERIDRLHALAREAASDRDHDRAREYVRLARRVAERNRCGLPRAFRRFSCDDCDAYLRPGVNARVRTRAGGHVVVRCDCGATKRYPY, from the coding sequence ATGAACATCGCGGAGGAGCGCATCGACCGACTCCACGCCCTCGCCCGCGAGGCGGCGAGCGACCGCGACCACGACCGCGCCCGGGAGTATGTCCGCCTCGCCCGTCGCGTCGCGGAGCGGAACCGCTGCGGCCTCCCCAGAGCGTTCCGCCGGTTCTCCTGCGACGACTGCGACGCCTACCTCCGCCCCGGCGTCAACGCCCGCGTCCGGACCCGCGCCGGCGGCCACGTCGTCGTCAGGTGCGACTGCGGGGCGACGAAGCGCTATCCCTACTGA
- a CDS encoding glycosyltransferase family 4 protein: MRVLNYLEFASQLDRSGIGTATDQQRAALATTDVEVVTSPWPESVAAGAAGLLRGDGVVRDYDVAHCNLIGPGSLAVARQAKRNDIPLVLHSHVTREDFAESFRGSTAVAPALGKYLKWFYSQADVVLCPSEYTKRTLESYPVDAPIRPVSNGVDTDALDGFEDRREEYRTEYDLDGMTVFTVGNVFERKGLTTFCTLAQETDYDFAWFGPYDTGPHASKTVRYWVENAPENVTFTGWIDDIRGAFGAGDVYLFATKNENQGIAVLEAMACGKAVVIRDIPVFEEFYTHGHDCLKCSTDAEFRRALDLLARDPDLRRRLGENARETAAKHSLDRVGDRLVETYEDALAGRLEG; the protein is encoded by the coding sequence GTGCGCGTCCTGAACTACCTCGAGTTCGCCTCGCAACTCGACCGTAGCGGCATCGGCACCGCCACCGACCAGCAGCGGGCGGCCCTCGCCACGACCGATGTGGAGGTCGTCACCTCCCCGTGGCCCGAGTCGGTCGCCGCGGGTGCCGCGGGCCTCCTGCGGGGCGACGGGGTCGTCCGCGACTACGACGTGGCCCACTGCAACCTCATCGGTCCCGGCTCGCTCGCCGTGGCCAGACAGGCCAAGCGCAACGACATCCCGCTCGTCCTCCACTCGCACGTCACCCGCGAGGACTTCGCCGAGAGCTTCCGCGGGTCGACCGCGGTCGCCCCCGCCCTCGGGAAGTACCTCAAGTGGTTCTACTCGCAGGCCGACGTGGTGCTCTGTCCCTCCGAGTACACGAAGCGAACCCTCGAATCCTACCCGGTCGACGCGCCGATTCGACCGGTTTCGAACGGCGTCGACACCGACGCGCTCGACGGGTTCGAAGACCGCCGCGAGGAGTACCGAACCGAGTACGACCTCGACGGGATGACCGTGTTCACCGTCGGCAACGTCTTCGAGCGCAAGGGGCTCACGACGTTCTGCACGCTCGCACAAGAGACCGACTACGACTTCGCGTGGTTCGGCCCCTACGACACCGGCCCGCACGCCTCGAAGACGGTGCGGTACTGGGTCGAAAACGCCCCCGAGAACGTCACGTTCACCGGCTGGATAGACGACATCCGCGGCGCGTTCGGCGCGGGCGACGTCTACCTGTTCGCGACGAAAAACGAGAATCAGGGCATCGCGGTCCTCGAAGCGATGGCCTGCGGGAAGGCGGTCGTCATCCGCGACATCCCGGTGTTCGAGGAGTTCTATACCCACGGCCACGACTGCCTGAAGTGTTCGACCGACGCGGAGTTCCGCCGGGCGCTCGATCTCCTCGCCCGCGACCCCGACCTCCGGCGACGGCTCGGCGAGAACGCCCGCGAGACCGCCGCCAAACACAGCCTCGACCGCGTCGGCGACAGGCTCGTCGAGACGTACGAGGACGCGCTGGCCGGGCGACTCGAAGGCTGA
- a CDS encoding glycosyltransferase family 4 protein — translation MQSVAAFTDTYLPTVNGVTYTIQTWRERWHRRGGRMDVVFPADDDYDPEPGEYGVRSLPFPFYEGIRIGAPRIPGAVDDVDVVHAHTPFGLGLAGLRLARRHDIPLVATYHTPTGEYAEYLSSVGAIERGVERTAERYERWFFDRADAVIVPSEDAERRLVDEVGVEAEIVVLSNGIDVERFEPVEGDDFRRRYDLGNGPLIGYTGRHGYEKRLDELVRAAADLDATLVFGGDGPARDELSALADDLGVDARFLGFLDREELPAFYSALDVFCFPSPVETQGLVALEANACGTPVVGVNEGALENTVLDGVTGYHYESGDLDGFRRGIRRALAEREELSARCLDRRDEVSVDRSVDRLAALYDRLASE, via the coding sequence ATGCAGTCGGTCGCCGCGTTCACCGACACGTACCTACCGACCGTCAACGGCGTCACCTACACGATTCAGACGTGGCGCGAGCGGTGGCACCGCCGCGGCGGCCGCATGGACGTGGTGTTCCCGGCGGACGACGACTACGACCCCGAGCCCGGCGAGTACGGCGTCCGAAGCCTTCCGTTCCCGTTCTACGAGGGGATTCGAATCGGCGCGCCGCGCATTCCGGGAGCCGTCGACGACGTCGACGTCGTCCACGCCCACACTCCGTTCGGCCTCGGACTGGCCGGACTCCGACTCGCTCGCCGGCACGACATCCCGCTCGTGGCGACCTACCACACCCCGACCGGCGAGTACGCCGAGTACCTCAGCTCCGTCGGCGCTATCGAGCGCGGCGTCGAGCGCACCGCCGAGCGGTACGAGCGGTGGTTCTTCGACCGCGCCGACGCGGTCATCGTCCCGAGCGAGGACGCAGAGCGCCGCCTCGTCGACGAGGTCGGCGTCGAGGCCGAAATCGTCGTCCTCTCGAACGGCATCGACGTGGAGCGGTTCGAACCCGTCGAGGGCGACGACTTCCGCCGCCGCTACGACCTCGGCAACGGCCCCCTCATCGGCTACACGGGCCGTCACGGCTACGAGAAGCGTCTCGACGAACTCGTCCGGGCCGCGGCCGACCTCGACGCGACGCTCGTCTTCGGCGGCGACGGCCCCGCCCGCGACGAGCTGTCAGCCCTCGCCGACGACCTCGGCGTGGACGCTCGTTTCCTCGGCTTTCTCGACCGCGAGGAACTGCCGGCGTTCTACTCCGCGCTCGACGTGTTCTGTTTTCCGAGCCCCGTCGAGACGCAGGGGCTCGTCGCGCTGGAGGCCAACGCCTGCGGGACGCCTGTCGTCGGCGTCAACGAGGGCGCACTTGAGAACACCGTCCTCGACGGCGTGACCGGCTACCACTACGAGTCCGGCGATTTAGACGGGTTCCGGCGCGGAATCCGGCGGGCGCTGGCGGAGCGCGAGGAGCTCAGCGCGCGGTGTCTCGACCGCCGTGACGAGGTGAGCGTCGACCGGTCTGTCGACCGACTCGCCGCGCTCTACGACCGGTTGGCATCGGAATAA
- a CDS encoding DUF2797 domain-containing protein: MQVVGYDTGTPALLVSASDGIDSVALAPGTELDYRLGDRHCAGTIHDDRHVACDNTRAPYCSDHRHTWVCAKCTGTCLKDEMDCYEDHAVYLAAFAPDTFKVGVTREWRLDTRLREQGADRAAHVRTFSDGRVAREYEAELATEITDRIRVPTKIEGFGRAVDAAAWDALVARFDPIETFAFDYGLDLAGSPVAETVATGTVRGVKGRVLVLDHRGTTYAVDMRDLVGHELGDGGTDRDLQSSLGAFG, from the coding sequence GTGCAGGTCGTCGGCTACGATACCGGAACCCCCGCGCTGCTCGTGAGCGCGAGCGACGGCATCGACTCGGTCGCGCTCGCCCCCGGCACCGAACTCGACTACCGCCTCGGCGACCGCCACTGCGCGGGCACCATCCACGACGACCGCCACGTCGCCTGCGACAATACTCGTGCGCCGTACTGTTCTGACCACCGCCACACGTGGGTCTGCGCGAAGTGTACGGGGACGTGTCTGAAAGACGAGATGGACTGCTACGAGGACCACGCGGTCTATCTCGCCGCGTTCGCCCCCGACACGTTCAAAGTCGGCGTCACCCGCGAGTGGCGGCTCGACACCCGCCTGCGCGAGCAGGGGGCGGACCGCGCGGCCCACGTCCGGACGTTCTCGGACGGCCGGGTCGCCCGCGAGTACGAGGCCGAACTGGCGACCGAGATTACCGACCGCATCCGCGTCCCGACCAAAATCGAGGGGTTCGGCCGGGCGGTCGACGCCGCGGCGTGGGACGCCCTCGTCGCCCGGTTCGACCCCATCGAGACGTTCGCGTTCGACTACGGTCTCGACCTCGCCGGCTCGCCTGTCGCCGAGACCGTCGCCACGGGAACGGTCCGCGGCGTGAAGGGGCGCGTGCTCGTCCTCGACCACCGCGGGACGACCTACGCGGTCGACATGCGCGACCTCGTCGGCCACGAACTCGGCGACGGCGGGACCGACCGCGACCTCCAGTCGAGCCTCGGCGCGTTCGGGTGA